The following are from one region of the Aspergillus luchuensis IFO 4308 DNA, chromosome 4, nearly complete sequence genome:
- the ADH1_1 gene encoding alcohol dehydrogenase (COG:Q;~EggNog:ENOG410PH61;~InterPro:IPR000399,IPR012001,IPR012000,IPR013154, IPR013149,IPR011766,IPR029061,IPR002328,IPR036291, IPR011032,IPR029035,IPR020843;~PFAM:PF02776,PF08240,PF00205,PF00107;~TransMembrane:1 (i446-468o);~go_function: GO:0000287 - magnesium ion binding [Evidence IEA];~go_function: GO:0003824 - catalytic activity [Evidence IEA];~go_function: GO:0008270 - zinc ion binding [Evidence IEA];~go_function: GO:0016491 - oxidoreductase activity [Evidence IEA];~go_function: GO:0030976 - thiamine pyrophosphate binding [Evidence IEA];~go_process: GO:0055114 - oxidation-reduction process [Evidence IEA]), producing the protein MRMSLATPQEWEIPVSQRAYMSKSHGGRLELATIGVPKYRVDEILVKILFSGVCHTDFHAWKGHWPVKPKDNLVGGHEGVGIVVALGKDVRDISVGDKVGIQWVNRTCEVCGFCSRGSQPLCPHIELSGYTVDGTFQQYCVCKAENAVRIPSGMPLDQAAPILCAGLTVYKALKECKLEQGELVAIAGAGGGLGTLACQFAKACGYRVLAISAGESKRKMCVEKLGADYFVDYKSSSDLVEEIKEVTEGGPNAVIVVSSTTKPFDDAIHYVKPMGTIVAVGLPPGCMNADIFTIVLRNITIKGSYVGNRHETEAALEIACRSGIIPPYNVLDVHELPKVYERMETGEMEGRAVLRIADDKVQSTPVRLTAQLEPRFCPEQFTVGTRLAYRLEELGVTDYFAVPGDFNLGLLDELLKNGSIRMIGCCTELNAGYAADGYARSSPGKVAVVFVTFMVGGLSLINAIAGAYSEGLRVVVISGCPPQKAFEDKRLVHHTLGTNDKDQALRMFDQVTALSVRLSSSQNPAEALDGVIIHCLNASRPVYVEIPTDIAQEPCTPPGPLPINCSELFEMDHALNAVEAVTNCWNGAKQPILLVGAHVRQTVLPQVLVSLIDKLGCPVLVQPDGKSLVPEDHPQFLGTFWSSASDQKSEKVFMDSDLWVMVGCRWTDYHTLGCLNIREESHRILDLQDGSVTIPSDESYTDIPLNELIKLIAQSNIQHKGTVQPNGIIPTVKVKRATIDTSKLSLSTILGGIQEVIGPENSVIADTGDSWFNGQMIKLPWGADYQMQMVYGSIGWSLPATLGYQLGRPNQRVILMIGDGSLRMTFQELSTMISLRLNPIIFVFNNLGYAIETAIHDGPYNYYSNWNYTSLANSLCSTFHAFYDNPYVDHKLTETCSDPPMFSAQITTTTDLLIALRRAEHEPKKLAFLECCIDPSDISSSLQRFGLAVGTRGKEA; encoded by the exons ATGAGGATGTCGCTAGCAACGCCACAAGAATGGGAGATTCCGGTCTCCCAAAGGGCATATATGTCCAAGTCACATGGTGGAC GACTTGAGCTTGCCACAATTGGCGTGCCCAAGTACCGTGTGGATGAGATATTGGTCAAAATATTGTTTTCAGGTGTTTGTCATACCGATTTTCACGCGTGGAAAG GACACTGGCCTGTGAAGCCAAAGGATAACCTCGTTG GCGGCCACGAGGGGGTTGGCATAGTCGTGGCTCTTGGCAAGGATGTCAGGGATATCTCCGTCGGTGACAAAGTCGGCATACAG TGGGTGAACAGGACCTGCGAAGTCTGTGGCTTCTGCTCTCGTGGTTCCCAACCACTATGTCCACATATCGAGCTTTCTGGATATACCGTCGACGGAACCTTCCAGCAATATTGTGTGTGCAAAGCAGAGAACGCAGTCCGCATACCATCTGGCATGCCCCTCGACCAAGCTGCTCCA ATATTGTGCGCTGGTCTCACGGTGTACAAAGCACTCAAAGAGTGCAAGCTCGAGCAAGGAGAGTTAGTCG CAATTGCAGGAGCAGGTGGAGGTCTTGGTACATTAGCGTGCCAGTTTGCAAAAGCATGCGGGTACCGCGTTCTGGCAATTTCAGCAGGCGAATCTAAGAGGAAAATGTGCGTCGAGAAATTGGGCGCCGACTACTTTGTCGACTACAAATCTTCATCAGACTTGGTCGAAGAGATCAAAGAAGTTACTGAAGGGGGGCCAAATGCAGTAATCGTCGTCAGCTCAACGACAAAGCCATTTGACGACGCTATTCAC TACGTCAAGCCAATGGGAACCATTGTTGCCGTCGGCTTGCCACCAGGCTGCATGAACGCAGACATATTTACAATCGTCCTTCGAAATATCACTATAAAAGGGAGTTACGTGGGTAATCGCCACGAGACAGAAGCAGCACTGGAAATTGCCTGCCGTTCCGGAATTATTCCGCCTTACAATGTTCTTGATGTACACGAGCTGCCGAAGGTGTATGAGCGTATGGAGACTG GAGAAATGGAAGGACGGGCCGTTCTTCGAATCGCAGACGATAAAGTACAATCTACTCCTGTCAGACTAACTGCACAATTGGAACCGCGGTTCTGTCCTGAACAGTTCACTGTGGGCACCAGACTAGCCTACCggttggaggagctgggagTCACGGACTACTTTGCAGTACCTG GCGACTTCAACTTGGGCTTACTTGACGAGTTACTAAAAAATGGATCCATACGCATGATCGGATGCTGTACAGAGTTGAACGCCGGATATGCTGCGGATGGCTACGCTCGAAGTTCGCCCGGTAAAGTCGCCGTTGTATTCGTAACATTCATGGTTGGAGGTCTTTCATTGATCAACGCCATTGCTGGTGCATACTCAGAAGGCCTGAGAGTAGTGGTCATATCCGGCTGTCCGCCGCAGAAAGCGTTCGAAGACAAGCGATTGGTCCATCATACGCTAGGCACAAATGACAAAGACCAAGCTTTGCGAATGTTCGACCAAGTCACGGCACTATCTGTACGTCTCTCAAGCTCGCAAAATCCTGCGGAGGCTCTCGATGGTGTGATTATCCACTGTTTGAATGCATCACGCCCTGTGTACGTCGAGATCCCTACAGATATTGCTCAGGAGCCTTGCACACCCCCTGGACCTCTGCCCATCAACTGTTCTGAACTATTCGAGATGGACCACGCTCTCAATGCCGTTGAAGCGGTTACAAATTGCTGGAACGGGGCCAAACAGCCTATTTTACTGGTTGGGGCCCATGTGCGCCAAACTGTTCTCCCTCAAGTGTTGGTGTCCCTCATCGATAAACTCGGTTGCCCGGTTCTGGTCCAACCAGACGGCAAGTCTCTTGTCCCTGAAGACCATCCTCAGTTTTTGGGAACTTTTTGGTCCAGTGCAAGCGATCAAAAAAGTGAGAAAGTTTTCATGGATTCTGATTTATGGGTTATGGTTGGGTGTCGTTGGACTGACTACCACACCTTGGGCTGTCTCAATATTCGAGAAGAATCGCATCGTATCCTCGACCTCCAGGACGGATCTGTCACTATTCCAAGTGATGAGAGTTACACAGATATACCGCTCAATGAGTTGATAAAACTTATCGCCCAGTCTAATATCCAACACAAAGGTACTGTGCAACCTAACGGGATAATCCCAACTGTCAAAGTCAAACGAGCAACTATAGATACCTCAAAGCTCTCGCTGTCCACCATCCTCGGTGGCATTCAAGAGGTGATAGGACCCGAAAATTCCGTCATCGCTGATACTGGTGATAGCTGGTTCAATGGGCAAATGATCAAGTTGCCCTGGGGAGCCGATTATCAGATGCAGATGGTGTATGGTTCAATCGGGTGGAGCCTTCCGGCCACTCTTGGTTATCAACTCGGCCGGCCAAATCAACGAGTCATCTTGATGATCGGGGACGGTAGCTTGCGCATGACGTTCCAGGAATTGAGCACCATGATCAGCCTTAGGCTCaatcccatcatcttcgtctttAATAATCTAGGATACGCAATAGAG ACCGCAATTCATGATGGACCATACAACTATTACTCGAACTGGAATTATACCTCATTGGCGAATAGCCTCTGTAGCACTTTTCATGCCTTCTACGATAACCCATATGTCGACCACAAACTCACGGAAACTTGTTCAGACCCTCCGATGTTTTCAGCGCAGATCACAACCACTACAGACTTATTGATAGCCCTAAGACGTGCTGAGCATGAACCCAAGAAGCTTGCCTTCTTGGAGTGCTGCATCGATCCCAGCGACATCAGCTCCTCACTACAACGCTTTGGCTTGGCTGTCGGCACGAGGGGCAAAGAGGCCTAA